The following proteins are co-located in the Paraburkholderia phytofirmans PsJN genome:
- a CDS encoding BMP family ABC transporter substrate-binding protein, producing MKRRNLLTACAWGAASLALGAAVTAPLAQSAQAADAPGVAFVYLGNPGDAGWTFAHDQGSKEAEAKFGNKIKITRIENVPESADSERVFRDLANKGNKIIIGSSFGYQDFELKVAKDFPDTVFLHATGYKKAPNFGTYDVRMYQGAYLAGVAAGYVTKTNTLGFVASVPIPEVIRNINAYTLGARSVNPKVHTKVIWINSWFDPGKEKQAAETLIGQGADVLLQNTDSSATLATASAKHVHAFGWDSDMKKFGPDAHLGSVVAHWGVYYNAAIQQVLDGKWKNDPVWWGIPQKAVNLEDLNTSAISADAQKQVSAKRDELAGGKWDVFTGPIKDQSGAVKVPAGKTLTDPELQRLNWYVEGVDGTLPK from the coding sequence ATGAAGAGAAGAAATCTGCTGACCGCTTGCGCCTGGGGCGCGGCCTCGCTGGCGCTTGGTGCCGCGGTGACTGCACCGCTCGCGCAAAGCGCGCAGGCCGCCGATGCGCCGGGCGTCGCGTTCGTCTATCTGGGCAATCCGGGCGATGCGGGCTGGACCTTCGCGCACGATCAGGGCTCGAAGGAAGCGGAAGCGAAATTCGGCAACAAGATCAAGATCACGCGCATCGAAAACGTGCCGGAATCGGCTGACTCCGAGCGCGTGTTCCGCGATCTGGCGAACAAGGGCAACAAGATCATCATCGGTTCGAGCTTCGGCTATCAGGACTTCGAACTGAAGGTCGCGAAGGATTTCCCGGACACCGTGTTCCTGCACGCGACGGGCTACAAGAAGGCGCCGAACTTCGGCACCTACGACGTGCGCATGTACCAGGGCGCGTATCTCGCCGGCGTTGCCGCGGGCTATGTGACGAAGACCAACACGCTCGGCTTCGTGGCGTCGGTGCCGATTCCCGAAGTGATCCGCAACATCAACGCGTACACGCTCGGCGCGCGCTCGGTGAATCCGAAGGTGCACACCAAGGTCATCTGGATCAACAGCTGGTTCGATCCGGGCAAGGAAAAGCAGGCGGCTGAAACGCTGATCGGCCAGGGCGCCGACGTGCTGCTGCAAAACACCGATTCGAGCGCCACGCTCGCCACGGCATCGGCCAAGCACGTGCACGCGTTCGGCTGGGATTCGGACATGAAGAAGTTCGGTCCCGACGCGCACCTCGGTTCGGTGGTCGCGCACTGGGGCGTGTATTACAACGCGGCGATCCAGCAGGTGCTGGACGGCAAGTGGAAAAACGATCCGGTGTGGTGGGGCATTCCGCAGAAGGCCGTCAATCTCGAGGATCTGAACACGTCCGCGATCTCGGCTGACGCGCAAAAGCAGGTTTCGGCGAAGCGCGACGAACTGGCGGGTGGCAAGTGGGACGTGTTTACGGGTCCGATCAAGGATCAGTCCGGCGCGGTAAAGGTCCCGGCCGGCAAGACGCTGACCGACCCGGAATTGCAACGCCTGAACTGGTATGTGGAAGGCGTGGACGGCACGCTGCCGAAGTAA
- a CDS encoding ABC transporter permease yields the protein MDIQQASSLTSSAVTAAIPLMFAGAGELVTEKSGVLNLGVEGMMLMGAVTGYAVTAITGSPWLGVLAAIGAGLAMSLLFAFLTLTMLANQVATGLSLTIFGIGLSAYVGKPYTSAAVRATIDTWTIPGLSKIPVLGPAFFSLTPLDYLAFLMFAVIGWFLYRTRAGLVLRSVGESPQVAHSVGFPVIGVRYGAVAFGGGMAGLAGGYYSIVNLHLWQEQLTSGRGWIALALVVFATWRPGRLLIGALLFGAVTGLQFYAQAIGVPVPTQFLAMLPYVATVVVLVLISRNPNTIRLNAPASLGKPFFSAG from the coding sequence ATGGACATTCAACAAGCCAGCTCGCTTACGTCGAGCGCCGTCACCGCCGCGATTCCGCTGATGTTCGCGGGCGCCGGCGAACTCGTCACCGAAAAATCGGGCGTTCTCAACCTCGGCGTCGAAGGCATGATGCTGATGGGCGCGGTGACCGGCTACGCGGTCACCGCGATAACCGGCAGCCCGTGGCTCGGCGTGCTCGCCGCGATCGGCGCCGGTCTCGCCATGTCGCTGCTGTTTGCGTTTCTCACGCTCACCATGCTCGCCAATCAGGTCGCCACCGGTCTCTCGCTGACGATCTTCGGCATCGGTCTGTCGGCTTATGTCGGCAAGCCGTACACGTCGGCGGCGGTGCGCGCGACCATCGACACGTGGACGATTCCCGGCCTCTCGAAGATTCCGGTGCTCGGCCCCGCGTTCTTCAGCCTCACGCCGCTCGATTACCTCGCTTTCCTGATGTTCGCGGTGATCGGCTGGTTCCTGTACCGCACGCGCGCGGGTCTGGTGCTGCGCTCGGTCGGCGAATCGCCGCAGGTCGCGCACTCGGTCGGCTTTCCGGTGATCGGTGTGCGTTACGGCGCGGTGGCGTTCGGCGGCGGCATGGCCGGGCTCGCGGGCGGCTACTATTCGATCGTCAATCTGCACCTGTGGCAGGAACAGCTCACGTCGGGCCGCGGCTGGATCGCGCTCGCGCTGGTGGTGTTCGCGACGTGGCGCCCGGGGCGTCTGCTGATCGGCGCGCTGCTGTTCGGCGCCGTGACCGGCCTGCAGTTCTACGCGCAGGCGATCGGCGTGCCGGTGCCGACGCAATTCCTCGCGATGCTGCCGTACGTCGCGACGGTCGTCGTGCTGGTGCTGATCTCGCGCAATCCGAACACGATCCGTCTGAATGCGCCGGCATCGCTGGGCAAACCGTTTTTCTCGGCGGGCTGA
- a CDS encoding ABC transporter permease, which produces MILPYRLEARTTPSRTMQLAVPLIAALLTLAIGFLIFSLVGRDPLQAMHAFFIEPLSSVNGWSELLLKASPLCLIGLGLAIGYRANVWNIGAEGQMLLGGIAASGVAIYFDQATGWWILPTMMIAGVLGGMAWAAIPALLKSRFNTNEILVSLMLTYVATQLLIYLVSGPWRDPQGMNFPLSEMFSGDALYPTFSGDWHIKWLRGTRLNASVFVTLIAIPLVWVFMRKSFAGYRMNVGGLAPLAARYAGFSDKKTIWTSLLISGGLAGLAGMGEISGPIGQLQATWSPGYGFTAIIVVFVGRLHPLGIVLASLLMALLYLGGEAVQTSMQLPQALSGVFQGLLLFCLLGADLFVNYRVRRRTLAAQAH; this is translated from the coding sequence ATGATTCTTCCGTATCGACTCGAAGCACGCACGACACCCTCGCGCACCATGCAGCTCGCCGTGCCGCTGATCGCCGCGTTGCTCACGCTCGCGATCGGCTTTCTGATTTTCAGCCTCGTCGGCCGCGATCCGTTGCAAGCCATGCACGCGTTTTTCATCGAGCCGCTGTCCAGCGTGAACGGCTGGTCCGAGCTGCTGCTGAAGGCGTCGCCGTTGTGCCTGATCGGGCTCGGCCTTGCCATCGGCTATCGCGCCAACGTGTGGAACATCGGCGCCGAAGGGCAGATGCTGCTTGGCGGCATCGCCGCGAGCGGCGTCGCGATCTATTTCGATCAAGCCACCGGCTGGTGGATTCTGCCGACCATGATGATCGCCGGCGTGCTCGGCGGCATGGCGTGGGCGGCGATTCCGGCGCTGCTCAAAAGCCGCTTCAACACCAATGAGATTCTCGTCAGCCTGATGCTCACGTACGTGGCCACGCAGTTGCTAATCTACCTGGTGAGCGGCCCGTGGCGTGACCCGCAGGGCATGAACTTTCCGCTCTCGGAGATGTTCAGCGGCGACGCGCTCTATCCGACTTTCTCCGGCGACTGGCACATCAAATGGCTGCGCGGCACGCGTCTGAACGCGTCGGTGTTCGTCACGCTGATCGCGATTCCGCTCGTGTGGGTTTTCATGCGCAAGAGCTTCGCGGGCTACCGTATGAACGTCGGCGGTCTCGCGCCGCTCGCCGCGCGCTACGCCGGCTTCTCCGACAAGAAAACCATCTGGACCTCGCTTCTGATCAGCGGCGGCCTCGCGGGTCTCGCCGGCATGGGCGAGATCTCCGGCCCGATCGGCCAGTTGCAGGCTACGTGGTCGCCGGGTTACGGCTTCACGGCAATCATCGTCGTGTTCGTGGGGCGGTTGCATCCGCTCGGCATCGTGCTCGCGAGCCTGCTGATGGCGCTGCTGTATCTCGGCGGCGAAGCCGTGCAAACCTCGATGCAATTGCCGCAGGCGCTTTCCGGCGTGTTCCAGGGGCTGTTGCTGTTCTGCCTGCTCGGCGCCGACCTGTTCGTGAACTACCGCGTGCGCCGACGTACGCTGGCCGCCCAGGCTCACTGA
- a CDS encoding ABC transporter ATP-binding protein, producing MSDSSYSDGAAAQPADRPEQAAPRLMLQSITKQYPAVRANDDVTLIVAPGEIHAVLGENGAGKSTLMKIIYGAVRPDAGEIRWEGQTVEIANPAAARKLGIGMVFQHFSLFETLTVGENIALALDEPFDLKTLSRRIREVSADYGLDIDPQRHVHSLTVGERQRVEIVRCLLQNPRLLIMDEPTSVLTPQAVRKLFETLRRLAAEGCSILYISHKLDEIQELCDTATVMRGGRVTGHVKPKGETHASLAQLMVGHSLPDYTRREHNPGAVLLDVKRLSVESDDPFGTSLHDVSFGVHAGEIFGIAGVSGNGQAELLSALSGEKRGVRADAVTICGKAAGRLGAGGRRALGFGFVPEERLGRGAVPAMTLSENALLTAHRQQMVNSGWIKAGAMRAFAKRCIDAFDVRCGGSEALAQSLSGGNLQKYIMGREILQAPKVLVVAQPTWGVDVGAAAFIRQQLLDLSARGVAILVISEELEELFDICDRIAVLAGGRLSPVRGTGATNAEEIGRWMAGLFGDREGSAPSAEQPAHA from the coding sequence ATGAGCGACTCTTCTTATAGCGACGGCGCCGCCGCGCAGCCGGCAGACAGGCCGGAACAGGCGGCGCCCCGGTTGATGCTCCAGAGCATCACCAAACAATACCCGGCCGTGCGAGCCAACGACGACGTCACGTTGATCGTCGCGCCGGGCGAAATCCATGCCGTGCTCGGCGAGAACGGCGCCGGCAAAAGCACGCTGATGAAAATCATCTACGGCGCGGTGCGGCCCGACGCCGGCGAGATTCGCTGGGAAGGCCAGACGGTCGAGATCGCCAACCCGGCGGCGGCGCGCAAACTGGGCATCGGCATGGTGTTCCAGCACTTTTCGCTGTTCGAGACACTCACTGTCGGCGAAAACATCGCGCTCGCGCTCGACGAACCTTTCGATCTGAAGACGCTGTCGAGGCGCATCCGCGAAGTCTCCGCCGATTACGGCCTCGATATCGATCCGCAGCGTCACGTGCACAGCCTGACCGTGGGCGAGCGGCAGCGCGTCGAGATCGTGCGCTGTCTGCTGCAGAACCCGCGTTTGCTGATCATGGACGAGCCGACCTCGGTGCTGACACCGCAAGCGGTCCGCAAGCTCTTCGAGACGCTGCGCCGGCTCGCCGCCGAAGGCTGCAGCATCCTTTACATCAGTCACAAGCTCGACGAAATCCAGGAGTTGTGCGACACCGCGACGGTGATGCGCGGCGGCCGCGTGACGGGTCACGTGAAGCCGAAGGGCGAAACACATGCGTCGCTCGCGCAGTTGATGGTCGGTCACTCGCTGCCGGATTACACGCGGCGCGAACACAATCCGGGCGCCGTGCTGCTCGATGTGAAGCGACTCTCGGTGGAAAGCGACGACCCGTTCGGCACCTCGTTGCACGACGTGTCGTTCGGCGTGCATGCGGGCGAAATCTTCGGCATCGCGGGCGTCTCGGGCAATGGCCAGGCGGAACTGCTGTCGGCGTTGTCGGGCGAAAAGCGCGGCGTGCGCGCCGATGCGGTCACGATTTGCGGCAAGGCGGCCGGGCGCCTCGGCGCGGGCGGGCGGCGCGCGCTCGGCTTCGGCTTCGTGCCGGAAGAGCGTCTCGGGCGCGGCGCAGTGCCGGCCATGACGCTGTCGGAAAACGCGCTGCTCACCGCGCATCGTCAGCAGATGGTGAATTCGGGCTGGATCAAGGCCGGTGCGATGCGCGCATTCGCGAAGCGCTGCATCGACGCCTTCGACGTGCGCTGCGGCGGCTCCGAAGCGCTCGCGCAAAGTCTGTCGGGCGGCAATCTGCAGAAGTACATCATGGGCCGCGAGATTCTGCAGGCGCCCAAGGTGCTGGTGGTCGCGCAGCCCACGTGGGGTGTCGACGTCGGCGCGGCGGCGTTCATTCGCCAGCAGTTGCTCGATCTGTCGGCGCGCGGCGTGGCGATTCTGGTGATCTCGGAGGAGTTAGAAGAGTTGTTCGACATCTGCGATCGTATCGCGGTGCTCGCAGGCGGCAGACTCTCGCCGGTGCGCGGCACGGGGGCGACCAACGCCGAGGAAATCGGCCGCTGGATGGCGGGCCTGTTCGGCGACCGCGAGGGCTCGGCGCCTTCGGCGGAACAGCCGGCGCATGCCTGA
- a CDS encoding LysR substrate-binding domain-containing protein yields MSQQREAIDTYLLRVLHTLLMERSVTRAAVKLNQSQPAISAALRRLRDITGDPLLVRGKSGMVPTEYGLRLLEPVQNALREIERIKFQQHNFDPATSIRCYRIGCPDYLNVLFVPTVVERFRQAAPNATLEFHSLGPAFDYELALEDGKLDIVVGNWPEPPEQLHLSNLFVDQIVCLMSNAHPFAKRGGLTLDQYLNAPHLAPTPYSVGQRGAIDVHLARERLKRHVVVTLPYFNLAPYVLIKSDLIFTTTRLFADYYAKFLPLTVVPAPLDFPPMQYYQLWHERVHYSDEVRWLRSLVAEATKTLIDKP; encoded by the coding sequence ATGAGTCAGCAACGCGAGGCGATCGATACGTACCTGTTACGCGTCTTGCACACCCTGTTGATGGAACGCAGCGTCACGCGCGCGGCCGTCAAACTGAACCAATCGCAACCCGCCATCAGCGCGGCGCTGCGCCGTTTGCGCGACATCACCGGCGACCCGCTGCTGGTCCGCGGCAAATCCGGCATGGTGCCGACGGAATACGGCCTGCGCCTGCTCGAACCGGTGCAGAACGCGCTGCGCGAGATCGAACGCATCAAGTTCCAGCAGCACAATTTCGATCCGGCCACGTCCATCCGTTGCTACCGGATCGGCTGCCCGGACTATCTGAACGTGCTGTTCGTGCCGACGGTGGTCGAACGCTTTCGTCAGGCCGCGCCGAACGCGACGCTCGAGTTTCACTCGCTCGGCCCGGCCTTCGACTATGAACTCGCGCTCGAAGACGGCAAGCTCGACATCGTGGTCGGCAACTGGCCGGAGCCACCGGAGCAACTGCATCTGTCGAACCTGTTCGTCGATCAAATCGTCTGCCTGATGAGCAACGCGCATCCGTTCGCCAAGCGCGGCGGTCTCACGCTCGACCAGTATCTGAATGCGCCGCATCTCGCGCCTACTCCCTATTCGGTGGGCCAGCGCGGCGCGATCGACGTGCATCTCGCGCGCGAGCGGCTCAAGCGCCATGTGGTCGTGACGTTGCCTTACTTCAATCTGGCGCCGTACGTGCTGATCAAGTCCGATCTGATCTTCACGACGACGCGTCTCTTTGCCGATTACTACGCCAAGTTCCTGCCGCTCACGGTCGTGCCGGCGCCGCTCGATTTCCCGCCGATGCAGTACTACCAGCTGTGGCACGAGCGCGTCCATTACTCCGATGAAGTGCGCTGGTTGCGCAGCCTGGTCGCCGAAGCGACCAAGACGTTGATCGACAAGCCTTGA
- a CDS encoding 8-oxoguanine deaminase has product MTMEQAANQTNKPKKTMLVKHADVLVTMDGARRELRDGGLYIEDNRIVAVGPTADLPQTADEVLDMRGHLVIPGLVNTHHHMYQSLTRAIPAAQNAELFGWLTNLYKVWANLTPEMIEVSTLTAMAELLLSGCTTSSDHLYIYPNGSRLDDSIAAARRIGMRFHAARGSMSVGQKDGGLPPDSVVEREADILKDTQRLIETYHDEGRYAMLRVVVAPCSPFSVSRDLMRESAVMARRYGVSMHTHLAENVNDIAYSREKFGMTPAEYAEDLGWVGHDVWHAHCVQLDDAGIELFARTGTGVAHCPCSNMRLASGIAPVKRMRLAGVPVGLGVDGSASNDGAHMVAEVRQALLLQRVGFGPDAMTAREALEIATLGGAKVLNRDDIGALAPGMAADFVSFDLRQPLFAGALHDPVAALVFCAPSQVSYSVIGGKVVVKEGQLTTLELGPVIEQHNRLAKTLYEAAA; this is encoded by the coding sequence ATGACGATGGAACAAGCGGCTAATCAAACGAACAAGCCCAAAAAAACGATGCTGGTGAAGCACGCGGATGTGCTGGTCACGATGGACGGCGCCCGGCGCGAACTGCGCGACGGTGGCCTGTATATCGAGGACAACCGCATCGTCGCGGTCGGACCGACGGCGGATTTACCGCAAACCGCCGACGAAGTGCTGGACATGCGCGGGCATCTGGTGATCCCGGGCTTGGTGAACACGCACCACCACATGTACCAGAGCCTGACGCGCGCGATTCCCGCCGCGCAGAACGCCGAATTGTTCGGCTGGCTCACGAACCTCTACAAGGTGTGGGCAAACCTCACGCCGGAGATGATCGAAGTCTCGACGCTGACGGCAATGGCCGAGCTGTTGCTTTCCGGCTGCACGACGTCGAGCGACCATCTGTATATCTATCCGAACGGCAGCCGCCTCGACGACAGCATCGCCGCGGCGCGCCGGATCGGCATGCGTTTTCACGCGGCGCGCGGCAGCATGAGCGTGGGGCAGAAAGACGGTGGCTTGCCGCCGGATTCGGTGGTCGAGCGTGAAGCGGACATTCTGAAGGACACGCAGCGGCTGATCGAGACGTACCACGACGAGGGGCGTTACGCGATGTTGCGCGTGGTGGTCGCGCCATGCTCACCGTTCTCGGTGAGCCGCGATCTGATGCGGGAGTCGGCGGTGATGGCGCGGCGGTATGGTGTTTCGATGCACACGCATCTGGCGGAGAACGTCAACGACATCGCATATAGCCGCGAGAAGTTCGGCATGACGCCGGCGGAATACGCGGAAGACCTTGGCTGGGTCGGTCACGACGTATGGCATGCGCACTGCGTGCAACTCGACGACGCGGGCATCGAGCTGTTCGCGCGCACCGGCACCGGCGTCGCGCATTGCCCGTGTTCGAACATGCGGCTCGCGTCGGGCATCGCGCCGGTGAAGCGCATGCGTTTAGCGGGTGTGCCGGTGGGCTTGGGCGTCGACGGTTCGGCGTCGAATGACGGCGCGCACATGGTCGCCGAAGTGCGCCAGGCTTTGTTGCTGCAGCGAGTGGGTTTCGGGCCCGATGCCATGACCGCGCGCGAGGCATTGGAGATCGCGACGCTCGGCGGCGCGAAGGTGCTCAATCGCGACGACATCGGCGCATTGGCGCCCGGCATGGCGGCGGATTTCGTGTCGTTCGATCTGCGCCAGCCGCTTTTTGCCGGCGCGTTGCATGATCCGGTCGCGGCACTCGTGTTCTGCGCGCCGTCACAGGTGAGCTATAGCGTGATCGGCGGCAAGGTGGTCGTGAAAGAAGGGCAGTTGACGACGTTGGAACTCGGACCGGTCATCGAGCAACACAACCGGTTGGCGAAGACGCTTTACGAAGCGGCGGCGTAA
- the uraH gene encoding hydroxyisourate hydrolase — protein MGKLTTHVLDTANGRPGAGIKVELFALSGDTRRALKTTTTNDDGRCDQPLLEGDALVAGEYELVFGAGDYFASIGTKVPEPRFVDRVVLRFGVADAGAHYHVPLLVSPWSYSTYRGS, from the coding sequence ATGGGAAAGCTCACTACCCATGTGCTCGACACCGCGAACGGCCGTCCCGGCGCGGGCATCAAGGTCGAACTCTTCGCGCTCTCAGGCGACACGCGCCGCGCGCTCAAAACCACCACCACCAATGACGACGGTCGTTGCGACCAGCCGCTGCTCGAAGGCGATGCGCTAGTCGCGGGCGAATACGAACTCGTGTTCGGCGCCGGCGACTACTTCGCGTCGATCGGTACGAAGGTGCCGGAGCCGCGCTTCGTCGATCGCGTTGTGTTGCGCTTCGGCGTGGCCGATGCCGGTGCGCACTATCACGTACCGCTGCTCGTGTCGCCTTGGTCGTATAGCACGTATCGCGGCAGCTAA
- a CDS encoding urate hydroxylase PuuD — translation MEGFITDWLNLAIRWFHVIAAIAWIGESFYFVALDNSLKPPTDPNQRRRGVFGELWHVHGGGFYNMQKYTVAPPEMPDDLHWSKWPSYTTWLSGFGLFTVLYLFSPSTYLIDKNVLDMGPVVAVASALGFLAAGWIVYDSLCRILGNKDKVLGICVGVYVLIAAWLACHIFAGRAAYLIMGAMLATIMSANVFFVIIPGQRKMVDAMLKGETPNPIYGKRGKQRSVHNTYFTLPVVFAMLSNHYAMTYTHPYNWAVLLVIMLAGALIRQFFVMRHRGQVLWYLPLVGIALMFGALFWTMPKPVVPQAQAANAPVVRVADIAPVLQQRCVACHSAHPTMMGSAPAGVLLDTPDEISQNAQRIYQQAVTLKAMPLGNVTHMTDDERMKIAAWFQGGAVK, via the coding sequence ATGGAAGGCTTTATCACAGACTGGTTGAATCTGGCGATTCGCTGGTTTCACGTCATCGCCGCGATTGCATGGATCGGCGAATCGTTTTATTTCGTCGCGCTCGACAACAGCCTCAAACCGCCAACGGACCCGAACCAGCGCCGGCGCGGCGTGTTCGGCGAACTGTGGCACGTGCACGGCGGCGGCTTCTACAACATGCAGAAGTACACCGTCGCGCCGCCGGAAATGCCGGACGATCTGCACTGGTCGAAGTGGCCGTCGTACACCACCTGGCTGTCGGGCTTCGGTCTCTTTACCGTGCTGTATCTGTTTTCGCCGAGCACTTACCTGATCGACAAGAACGTGCTGGATATGGGACCGGTGGTCGCCGTCGCCTCGGCGCTCGGCTTCCTCGCAGCCGGCTGGATCGTGTACGACTCGCTGTGCCGCATTCTCGGCAACAAGGACAAGGTGCTCGGCATCTGCGTCGGCGTGTATGTGCTGATCGCGGCGTGGCTCGCATGCCATATCTTCGCGGGCCGCGCGGCTTACCTGATCATGGGCGCGATGCTGGCAACGATCATGTCGGCCAACGTGTTCTTCGTGATCATTCCGGGCCAGCGCAAGATGGTCGACGCGATGCTCAAGGGCGAGACGCCGAACCCGATCTACGGCAAGCGCGGCAAGCAGCGCTCGGTGCACAACACGTATTTCACGCTGCCGGTGGTGTTCGCGATGCTGTCGAACCACTACGCGATGACCTATACGCATCCGTACAACTGGGCCGTGTTGCTGGTCATCATGCTGGCCGGCGCGCTGATCCGTCAGTTCTTCGTGATGCGTCACCGTGGCCAGGTGTTGTGGTATCTGCCGCTGGTCGGCATCGCGCTGATGTTCGGCGCCCTCTTCTGGACGATGCCGAAGCCCGTCGTGCCGCAAGCACAAGCTGCGAACGCGCCGGTGGTCCGTGTGGCCGATATCGCGCCGGTGCTGCAACAGCGCTGCGTGGCGTGCCACTCCGCGCATCCGACGATGATGGGTAGCGCCCCGGCCGGCGTGCTGTTGGATACGCCGGATGAGATCTCGCAGAACGCACAGCGGATCTATCAGCAAGCCGTGACGTTGAAGGCCATGCCGCTCGGTAACGTGACGCACATGACGGACGACGAGCGGATGAAGATCGCAGCGTGGTTCCAAGGTGGCGCAGTGAAGTAA
- a CDS encoding ureidoglycolate lyase: MKTLAIEPLTKEAFVAFGDVIELEGAKQIPINLGTTIRFHDLAKVDVTDENGRTLVNLFRGQPRMLPFEVKMLERHPLGSQAFVPLNDKPYLVVVAPAGELDASKIRAFVTSGWQGVNYAKGVWHHPLIALGDVSDFIVVDRGGDGLNLNEQDLTESLWLTEDALSAVVV, translated from the coding sequence ATGAAAACGCTTGCGATCGAACCGTTGACGAAAGAAGCGTTCGTCGCGTTCGGCGACGTGATCGAACTCGAAGGCGCGAAGCAGATTCCGATCAACCTCGGCACGACGATCCGCTTTCACGATCTCGCGAAAGTGGACGTCACCGACGAGAACGGCCGCACGCTCGTCAACCTGTTTCGCGGACAGCCACGCATGCTGCCGTTCGAAGTGAAGATGCTCGAGCGGCATCCGCTTGGCAGCCAGGCGTTCGTGCCGCTGAACGACAAGCCGTATCTGGTGGTCGTGGCGCCGGCGGGCGAACTGGACGCGTCGAAGATTCGCGCGTTCGTGACGAGCGGCTGGCAGGGCGTGAACTACGCGAAGGGCGTCTGGCACCATCCGCTGATCGCGTTGGGCGACGTGAGCGACTTTATCGTCGTCGATCGTGGCGGCGATGGACTTAATCTTAATGAGCAGGACCTCACGGAGTCGTTGTGGCTCACTGAAGATGCGTTGAGCGCGGTCGTTGTTTGA
- the alc gene encoding allantoicase — translation MALPILDPNAPEFTRRYVNLADPRLGAQALEASDDFFAPKERMLNPEPAVFIPGKYDDNGKWMDGWETRRKRANGYDWCVVKLARPGVIKGLDLDTSHFTGNFPPAASVEAARVVDGAPNQSTQWTEIVPSTTLQGNSHHYHEVSDANAYTHLRVNIYPDGGIARLRVYGQPQVDWAGASRTEQFDLAAMENGAYLVAANNQHFGAASTILMPGRGVNMGDGWETRRRREPGNDWAIVALAQPGVIKKIEVDTAHFKGNFPDRCSIQAAYVTGGTDSSLITQAMFWPVLLGEQKLKMDNQHYFESEIAALGPVTHVRFNIIPDGGVSRLRLWGTLAS, via the coding sequence ATGGCACTCCCGATTCTCGACCCCAACGCACCGGAATTCACGCGCCGCTATGTGAATCTGGCGGACCCGCGTCTGGGCGCGCAGGCGCTCGAGGCCAGCGACGATTTCTTCGCACCGAAGGAACGCATGCTGAATCCGGAGCCGGCCGTCTTCATTCCGGGCAAGTACGACGACAACGGCAAGTGGATGGACGGCTGGGAAACGCGCCGCAAGCGCGCCAACGGCTATGACTGGTGCGTCGTGAAACTGGCGCGTCCGGGCGTGATCAAGGGACTCGACCTCGACACCAGCCACTTTACGGGCAACTTCCCGCCGGCGGCGTCGGTGGAAGCCGCGCGCGTGGTGGACGGCGCACCGAACCAGTCGACGCAATGGACCGAAATCGTGCCGTCGACCACGTTGCAAGGCAACAGCCACCACTACCATGAAGTCAGCGACGCGAACGCGTACACGCATCTGCGCGTGAACATTTACCCGGACGGCGGTATCGCGCGTCTGCGTGTGTATGGTCAACCGCAAGTCGATTGGGCCGGCGCTAGCCGCACGGAGCAATTCGATCTGGCTGCGATGGAAAACGGCGCATACCTGGTCGCGGCGAACAACCAGCACTTCGGCGCTGCGTCGACGATCCTGATGCCGGGCCGTGGCGTGAACATGGGCGACGGCTGGGAAACACGCCGCCGTCGCGAACCGGGCAACGACTGGGCGATCGTCGCACTGGCGCAGCCGGGCGTGATCAAAAAGATCGAAGTCGATACGGCGCACTTCAAGGGCAACTTTCCGGACCGCTGCTCGATTCAGGCCGCGTACGTGACGGGCGGCACGGACAGCTCGCTGATCACGCAGGCCATGTTCTGGCCGGTGCTGCTTGGCGAACAGAAGCTGAAGATGGACAACCAGCACTATTTCGAAAGCGAAATCGCGGCGCTGGGTCCAGTGACGCACGTGCGGTTTAACATCATTCCGGACGGCGGCGTGTCGCGTCTGCGTTTGTGGGGCACGCTCGCATCATGA